Proteins from one Nomia melanderi isolate GNS246 chromosome 3, iyNomMela1, whole genome shotgun sequence genomic window:
- the LOC116431728 gene encoding uncharacterized protein LOC116431728: protein MCFYQNLSHPWCRNIDRCSITGRTVIRVSLISAIVAVLIFLLMNFWLILHKPKVQIKEGYVQGIMMETRNGRQIFAFLGIPYAEPPLGNLRFRSPVPKKAWRGTLKAHKEGRLCLQYVANKVVVGQENCLTMNVYSPKLKGTVLLPVMVFTHDGGFMRGNSSDHYFGPDYLLDKDIVLVTHNYRLGPFGFLSTGDAAAPGNFGLKDQLLVLKWVQRNIRAFGGDPKKVTLAGQNMGSVCVHIHALSNKSEHMFSRVIMQGGLVSQAFSFHHDPLYFDAAKRLGGKNNCPTNDSYSLVNCLRRLTASKVMETSLVFTHVQELLNAGWGPVVEPQSEDALLTESPTSLIEKCELKRSPYIIGSRRNEAISVVKALYSNETLYKFLANDPLSLMAEVLQDIYFLKDRNTTHIAIEARNYYLGTEMLNRSEQISHGIGQFLTDVIMFYPVTRYLKHVTEVCGHKVYNYLFNYGDTFSELYLQDNKTWDDDLIYLFPQKLEPVNLTYKFEPTVADHNISELMVDLWTSFVITGIPTSTLLSYPTLWKTYENNNSFLQIVIDKSGKREQKHERQKNFNGASDYFSRSNLVEDKENEVNFTMKSRSISHLQENISRDALSRCSSNGTYEISLSNDSNIDEVFMSDDKSVSFGSKRTKNQSNQLEERTGSFVNRRMSGDKIIEDALFSCPFELVEIYPGNKENIDNLDQISSDLNQRRSSMRSFPKEDNESSKSVFFEENVPPLRKIASKQMKKEMYIVENENAKCGKNNRDVEKNIYESFLSVQTIKGDLQEKNVSTNVKNFNGTCKLNIDRSMNSITSNGAKRSYIDGKEMDLSKECSQNRFLEKPVDSKDSLAQNITKKEHAFAIENNSAILESRKTCANDETKFAACAECDETSKKEVNLIGIKKKDLNVTIDTHDEYFVNSSTSRNIEYTNGSSKNIKNSDADSLIIDEAMIDTRKRKSNFEMESVNKNKNLKIITKMEEKQEESLNNNRSCNEKKGLLQVDSRQNEGNQNSKQKTTEYVIDDFGDGIREKNKTDDNNRGNIKICDLLMKIHEQLFINFQKMESIWIKLQSRGSIDSVRSTMALCLLTRIISRCKSYIHDSNDNYKAEAMITRSLSNLIFQLVKAVDQNQILLKKQEQQINSMQLKWRQERNLYEKRRITNEVVSFWDHGLNKICDIMQVISNMLKTIIAENKEKENLRNLSYRQKSGVAEAKGLKANFSKKESNVETEVFKNSVLKRPKSKACMKSICTQKYREKENLVDGQNKTIERKLNDNVRCPEKGKLFKKPTQSMNFKRLKQPVSRQKCRAVNNLQPVWRPGGAIKFPSLSNVTVFPQKSRLLFTQVNERLNQPMENMKEVKRGKIGELKKKVSAETCSVKFMNPETTSKFKLKPGILKVSSKKHKDSSRSESPSSKNSEKAPSLERVTRQNPSRESKVLQKLKEIIKSTPTDEKAERSTNKSTDHYEYRTKTNSTSIKEQVKIPEEEPTRDIDSNQIIKSQSKDEMFRKRQHLNEEISHLPTAVITSTNSVSSSITNDNEDTHSKSSFPLEKSQLKNNCNFPSATNTSCTANFTSSSDYITRLVSSKCCSTSPGIISPLSTIKQKKIQESSYSELHTPNFIEDKINDLVIKEKLKKSLVANEERSISTSQVMSLTMLKEFLCEQGVDINLVNTAERYMKNKQKYRNCLKKKSASLADVIFNIQPIKGSEISLKNSNYQERTSKEIVKNYENSKDCTDLEDTARKIAQHYKTSLTYSIPQTKDTFTFCEEKINKDASSQTRLHETENKGIQVVFEEDTPLATKQRTMKTQTEMASVKHAAIDCCIKNKNTTRFTDKSNNASSMTDSVSVTDSFTQVVQVSCASKLVATEWSNLPKKLEQSFEKNSTDIIINTSNEIYSESIKLEGKQHSKTKHCKKFLNQMEECSDVFLSNCEQHDDDYELHFHELTPSSHLKQSSEYLKNSDCHVKIDAKLNNLDKLISNETLAALQSASIQVENLYKAIYIYQKHIESKLKKQEDRIQIQKARNKTSNKYEEILRSSPKSDSIDITIRDSCHSGKDIVNILSRLEIASSSDESEYEISRSVSTPIVNIYNEQSTKDGSKESSTVLKDVKSLMELLIQKMDNKKTQRIRCIERVSSKTCSNIHIKISKVEDKKTENCFSIFSRQSLLPFIYGIVCFVVFWCLHFTIVCDIVT, encoded by the exons TTGAAGGGAACCGTCCTGCTACCTGTAATGGTGTTCACTCATGACGGTGGATTCATGAGAGGAAATTCGAGTGACCATTATTTCGGACCTGATTACTTGCTCGACAAAGACATCGTACTTGTCACCCACAACTACCGATTAGGTCCTTTTGGATTTCTCAGCACGGGAGATGCAGCCGCCCCAGGCAACTTTGGTTTAAAGGATCAACTCTTAGTACTCAAATGGGTTCAGCGAAATATACGTGCTTTCGGCGGCGATCCTAAGAAAGTGACGTTGGCTGGTCAAAACATGGGTAGCGTGTGCGTTCATATACACGCACTTTCGAACAAGTCGGAAC ATATGTTTAGTCGCGTCATAATGCAAGGTGGACTCGTGTCCCAAGCGTTTTCATTTCATCATGATCCTTTGTACTTTGACGCCGCAAAAAGACTTGGGGGAAAGAACAATTGTCCGACCAACGACTCGTATTCattagtgaattgtctgcgacGTTTGACTGCATCAAAAGTAATGGAAACTTCATTGGTTTTTACACATGTGCAAGAACTCTTGAACGCGGGATGGGGGCCGGTAGTGGAACCACAATCCGAGGATGCATTGTTGACGGAGTCCCCTACAAGTTTGATCGAAAAATGCGAGTTGAAGAGAAGTCCGTATATTATTGGATCCCGTCGTAATGAAGCAATCTCAGTGGTAAAAg CactgtattcaaatgaaacattgtatAAGTTTTTGGCAAATGACCCATTATCACTAATGGCCGAAGTATTGCAAgacatttattttctgaaagATAGAAATACGACGCATATAGCAATCGAAGCACGGAATTATTACTTAGGAACTGAGATGTTAAATAGAAGTGAACag ATTTCACACGGAATTGGACAATTTCTAACAGACGTAATTATGTTCTATCCTGTTACCCGATATCTGAAACATGTGACAGAAGTTTGTGGACATAAAGTTTACaactatttattcaattatggGGACACTTTTTCAGAGTTGTATTTGCAAGACAATAAGACATGGGATGATGacctaatttatttatttccacaGAAATTGGAGCCTGTGAATTTAACTTACAAGTTTGAACCGACTGTGGCTGATCACAATATCAGTGAACTTATGGTAGATCTGTGGACATCATTTGTAATTACAGG TATACCGACATCGACTCTTCTGAGCTACCCGACGTTGTGGAAAACGTATgagaataataattctttccttCAAATAG TCATAGATAAATCCGGGAAGAGAGAACAGAAACACGAGCGTCAGAAGAATTTCAACGGGGCTTCAGATTATTTCTCGAGATCAAATTTAGTGGAGGATAAAGAAAACGAAGTAAATTTCACGATGAAATCGAGAAGTATTTCTCatttacaagaaaacatttcc aGAGATGCTTTATCTCGGTGCTCTTCGAATGGGACATACGAAATTTCCCTTTCCAATGACTCGAACATTGACGAAGTTTTCATGTCAGAtgataaatcagtttcttttgGTTCTAAAAGAACGAAAAATCAATCGAATCAATTGGAAGAAAGAACTGGATCTTTTGTGAACAGGAGGATGTCAGGAGATAAAATTATCGAAGATGCTCTTTTCAGCTGTCCTTTCGAGTTGGTCGAAATTTATCCGGGAAATAAAGAGAATATTGACAATCTTGATCAAATATCTTCCGATTTGAATCAGAGAAGAAGCTCGATGAGGAGTTTTCCAAAAGAGGACAACGAATCTTCCAAATCCGTATTCTTTGAGGAGAATGTTCCTCCATTAAGAAAAATAGcatcgaaacaaatgaaaaaggaaatgtATATTGTTGAGAATGAGAATGCAAAATGTGGAAAGAATAATAGGgatgtcgagaaaaatatttacgaatCATTTCTATCTGTTCAGACGATTAAGGGAGATCTTCAAGAGAAGAATGTAAGCACAAATGtcaaaaattttaatggaacctgtaaattaaatatagatAGAAGTATGAATTCCATTACTTCTAACGGTGCCAAGAGATCATATATTGATGGAAAAGAGATGGATTTATCGAAAGAATGTTCACAAAATAGATTTCTTGAAAAGCCAGTAGACTCTAAAGATTCTCTGGCgcaaaatataacaaaaaaggAACATGCCTTTGCGATTGAAAATAATTCTGCAATATTAGAATCACGAAAAACGTGTGCAAATGATGAAACAAAGTTTGCTGCATGTGCTGAATGTGACGAGACTTCAAAGAAAGAAGTGAATTTAATTGGAATCAAGAAAAAGGATCTAAATGTTACCATTGATACGCAtgatgaatattttgtaaattcgaGTACAAGCAGAAACATCGAATATACAAATGGTtcatctaaaaatattaaaaattctgatGCTGATTCCTTGATCATAGACGAGGCAATGATCGATACGAGAaagagaaaatcgaattttgaAATGGAAAGTGTTAACAAAAACAAGAATTTAAAGATAATTACTAAAATGGAAGAGAAACAAGAAGAAAGTTTAAATAACAACAGATCGTGTAATGAAAAGAAAGGATTACTGCAAGTTGATAGTAGGCAAAATGAAGGAAATCAAAATTCCAAACAAAAGACGACGGAATACGTAATAGATGATTTTGGAGATGGTATAAGGGAAAAGAACAAAACAGACGATAATAATAGGGGGAACATAAAAATATGTGATTTATTGATGAAAATCcatgaacaattatttattaattttcaaaaaatggaaAGTATTTGGATAAAGTTGCAGAGCAGAGGTTCAATTGATTCTGTTCGTTCGACAATGGCCTTGTGTCTTCTGACCAGAATTATTTCCAG GTGCAAGAGTTATATTCATGATTCAAATGACAACTACAAAGCTGAGGCAATGATCACTAGAAGCTTGTCAAATTTGATCTTTCAATTAGTAAAAGCAGTAGATCAAAAtcaaattcttttgaaaaaacAGG AACAACAAATAAATAGCATGCAGTTGAAATGGCGTCAAGAAaggaatttatatgaaaaa AGAAGAATTACAAATGAAGTTGTTTCATTTTGGGACCATGGGTTGAACAAAATATGTGATATAATgcaagtcatttcgaatatgtTAAAAACTATTATAGCTGAGaacaaagaaaaggaaaatctTAGAAATCTAAG TTACAGGCAAAAAAGTGGAGTTGCCGAAGCAAAAGGCTTAAAAGCGAATTTTTCGAAGAAGGAGAGTAACGTCGAGACAGAGGTGTTTAAAAATAGTGTCTTGAAACGACCAAAGTCCAAAGCATGTATGAAATCCATATGTACTCAAAAAtatcgagaaaaagaaaatttggtAGATGGTCAAAATAAAACCATCGAGAGGAAGTTGAACGACAATGTTCGTTGTCCCGAGAAAGGAAAGCTGTTTAAAAAACCAACGCAGAGTATGAACTTCAAACGATTAAAACAACCAGTCTCTAGACAAAAGTGTCGtgctgttaataatttacagCCAGTATGGCGACCGGGTGGTGCAATAAAATTTCCATCCTTAAGCAATGTTACTGTTTTTCCACAAAAGAGTCGACTTCTGTTTACCCAAGTCAATGAAAGGCTGAATCAACCAATGGAAAATATGAA GGAAGTGAAACGAGGAAAAATAGGTGAGCTGAAAAAGAAAGTCAGCGCCGAAACATGTTCGGTAAAATTCATGAATCCAGAAACCACGTCCAAATTTAAACTAAAACCAGGAATATTAAAAGTATCTTCCAAAAAACATAAAGATTCTTCTCGATCAGAGTCGCCGTCTTCAAAAAACAGTGAAAAGGCTCCATCTTTGGAAAGAGTTACTCGACAAAATCCCTCCAGAGAGTCCAAAGTTCTTCAAAAACTAAAGGAAATCATAAAATCTACACCAACTGATGAAAAAGCTGAGAGAAGTACAAATAAGTCGACGGATCATTATGAATATCGAACTAAAACAAATTCCACTTCAATCAAGGAACAAGTAAAGATTCCGGAAGAGGAACCTACAAGAGACATTGATtcgaatcaaataattaaaagtcAATCTAAAGATGAAATGTTTCGTAAACGGCAGCATctaaatgaagaaatttcaCATCTTCCAACAGCTGTAATAACGTCAACAAATTCTGTGTCATCCTCTATAACGAACGATAATGAAGATACACATTCAAAATCAAGCTTTCCTCTGGAAAAATCTCAACTAAAGAATAATTGCAATTTCCCTTCCGCAACTAATACCAGTTGCACGGCAAATTTCACTTCGAGTTCGGATTATATAACTAGATTAGTGTCCTCGAAGTGTTGTTCGACTTCTCCTGGTATTATTTCCCCATTGAGCACcattaaacaaaagaaaatacaagAAAGTAGTTATTCTGAATTACATACTCCCAATTTCATCGAAGACAAAATCAATGATttagtaataaaagaaaaattaaaaaaatcactAGTTGCTAACGAAGAAAGATCTATTTCAACTTCACAAGTAATGTCCTTGACTATGCTCAAAGAATTTCTTTGCGAACAAGGAGTAGACATTAATTTGGTGAACACGGCTGAACGatacatgaaaaataaacagaaatatcgTAATTGTTTGAAGAAAAAGTCTGCGAGTTTGGCTGATGTAATCTTTAATATTCAACCCATTAAAGGTTCAGAAATCTCATTGAAGAATTCCAATTATCAGGAAAGGACTTCAAAGGAAATcgtgaaaaattatgaaaattcaaaggATTGTACAGATTTAGAAGACACTGCAAGAAAAATAGCTCAACATTACAAAACAAGTCTGACGTATTCTATACCTCAAACAAAAGACACTTTCACTTTTTGTgaagagaaaattaataaagatgCGTCTTCCCAGACGAGGCTTcatgaaacagaaaataaaggcATACAAGTTGTTTTCGAGGAAGATACTCCATTGGCaacaaaacaaagaacaatGAAAACACAGACGGAAATGGCCTCGGTTAAACATGCTGCAATCGATTGttgcataaaaaataaaaatacaacaagATTTACAGATAAGAGTAACAATGCTTCATCGATGACAGACTCGGTTTCAGTTACAGACAGTTTCACACAAGTTGTACAAGTTTCCTGTGCTTCTAAATTGGTAGCCACGGAATGGTCGAATTTGCCAAAAAAGTTAGAACAGAGTTTTGAGAAAAATTCCACTGATATCATTATAAACACatccaatgaaatatattctgaGAGCATTAAACTTGAAGGTAAACAACATTCAAAGACAAAACATTGTAAGAAATTCTTGAATCAAATGGAGGAATGTAGTGATGTGTTTCTATCAAATTGTGAGCAACATGATGATGATTACGAATTACATTTTCACGAACTGACGCCATCAAGTCATTTAAAACAATCATCCGAGTATCTAAAGAATTCAGATTGCCATGTTAAAATAGACGCAAAATTGAATAATCTTGATAAGCTTATTTCTAACGAAACACTAGCGGCTTTACAAAGTGCTTCGATTCAAGTTGAGAATTTGTACAAAGCGATTTACATCTACCAAAAACATATAGAAagcaaattaaaaaaacaagaaGATAGAATACAAATTCAAAAGGCAAGAAACAAGACATCAAACAAATATGAGGAGATATTAAGGAGTTCACCGAAAAGTGACAGTATTGACATCACCATAAGAGACAGTTGCCATTCTGGTAAAGATATTGTGAACATTTTGTCGAGATTGGAAATTGCATCGTCAAGCGACGAGTCTGAATACGAAATTTCAAGATCTGTTTCAACGCCAatcgtaaatatatataatgaaCAAAGTACAAAAGACGGTTCAAAAGAATCCTCTACCGTTTTGAAAGATGTAAAATCCTTAATGGAGTTGTTGATTCAAAAAATGGATAACAAAAAAACACAGCGGATACGTTGCATAGAAAGAGTTTCGAGTAAAACATGTTCGAATATTCAcataaaaatttcgaaagtggaagataagaaaacagaaaattgcttttcaattttctctagGCAAAGTTTATTACCATTTATTTACGGAATTGTATGTTTCGTAGTATTTTGGTGTTTGCATTTCACGATTGTTTGCGATATTGTCACATAA